The Pseudodesulfovibrio sp. zrk46 genome contains a region encoding:
- a CDS encoding HDOD domain-containing protein has protein sequence MPKLPIEAIEPGMALAEDLTTSEGRMLLPRGAVVTEAHLRTCRVWGISEVSIQGDDAACDDCPTSFDELDPEVLDACKIMAAQRFVLNPLKHPVVQEMAKVYVLRQARDLDVEQANWMLAANPHDDTFNLTTPPPTREESFKLNDVVTQEAALASLPNIFFEISEALKNPRSSAAYVAEVISKDVALSAKLLKMVNSPFYGFSSKIDTLSRAVTIVGTNQLTNLALGVSVIAAFDDIPEEFFTLKEFWLHSVTCGIVARLLASKAGLQGDEKFFVAGLLHDIGRLIMLKNHPQASTDVLRPAKVGRRALVDVERTVWGCTHADIGGKLLKMWRLPAFLEVLIHHHHNPLQASMPAEASVIHLADFITHGLGIGASGASLVPEFDPRTWEMLKLDKDDLFMICRQAERQARDVMAAFFPGD, from the coding sequence ATGCCTAAACTACCCATTGAAGCCATAGAGCCGGGCATGGCCCTGGCCGAAGACCTCACCACCTCGGAAGGGCGCATGCTGCTGCCGCGTGGCGCAGTCGTGACCGAAGCCCACCTGCGCACCTGCCGTGTCTGGGGTATTTCAGAGGTCTCCATTCAGGGTGATGATGCGGCATGCGATGACTGCCCGACTTCCTTTGACGAGCTGGATCCCGAGGTGCTGGATGCCTGCAAGATCATGGCGGCCCAGCGGTTCGTGCTCAACCCTCTGAAACATCCCGTTGTTCAGGAAATGGCCAAAGTATACGTGCTGCGTCAGGCCCGTGACCTCGATGTGGAGCAGGCCAATTGGATGCTCGCTGCCAACCCCCATGACGACACCTTCAACCTCACCACTCCGCCGCCGACGCGGGAGGAGAGCTTCAAGCTCAACGACGTCGTCACCCAGGAAGCCGCTCTGGCATCGCTTCCCAACATCTTTTTCGAAATTTCCGAAGCCCTCAAGAATCCGCGCAGTTCGGCCGCCTATGTGGCCGAGGTCATCAGCAAGGACGTGGCCCTGTCCGCCAAGCTCCTCAAGATGGTTAACTCGCCGTTCTATGGCTTTTCCAGCAAGATCGACACCCTGTCCCGCGCCGTGACCATTGTGGGCACCAACCAGCTTACCAACCTTGCCCTTGGCGTGTCGGTCATTGCCGCCTTTGATGATATCCCGGAAGAGTTTTTCACTCTCAAGGAGTTCTGGCTCCACTCCGTCACCTGTGGCATCGTGGCCCGCCTGCTGGCGAGCAAGGCCGGGTTGCAGGGCGACGAGAAATTTTTCGTGGCCGGTTTGCTGCACGACATCGGCCGTCTCATTATGCTCAAGAATCATCCGCAGGCGTCCACCGACGTGCTTCGTCCCGCCAAGGTGGGTCGCAGGGCGTTGGTTGATGTGGAGCGGACAGTATGGGGCTGCACCCATGCGGATATCGGCGGAAAGCTGCTCAAGATGTGGCGTTTGCCGGCCTTCCTTGAAGTGCTCATCCACCATCATCACAATCCGTTGCAGGCCTCCATGCCTGCCGAAGCCTCGGTTATCCATCTGGCCGATTTCATCACCCACGGGCTGGGTATCGGTGCCAGCGGCGCATCCCTCGTGCCGGAATTCGACCCCCGTACATGGGAGATGCTCAAACTCGACAAGGACGACCTGTTCATGATCTGTCGTCAGGCAGAGCGTCAGGCCAGAGATGTCATGGCCGCCTTCTTTCCCGGTGACTAG
- a CDS encoding DMT family transporter, with translation MTGFIFGAIIISFSSVMVKLANVPPDVAGFYRLFVGGLGMLAILWKMGKLKNLTRHVWVWSLLSALFFTADFYCWHRAIIATGPGISTMLANFQVFVLAAVSIVFLKEKVSLKFLIAMPTAMLGLYLMVGVSWDAFTPEFKLGVVYGLLTALAYALYLLSLKYSLSKADADPLAMACAVALITGVCLGGLSIAQGESFIIPDNQSLAALGALALICHAGGWYLITRGIQVVRTSLVGLILLLQPTLSYVWDILFFNKPTTAVELIGVGLALTAIYVGSLKSEETT, from the coding sequence GTGACCGGTTTCATCTTTGGCGCCATCATCATCAGCTTCTCCTCGGTCATGGTGAAGCTAGCCAACGTGCCCCCCGACGTGGCCGGATTCTACCGCCTCTTCGTGGGCGGCCTCGGCATGCTGGCCATCCTCTGGAAGATGGGCAAGCTCAAGAACCTGACCCGTCACGTCTGGGTCTGGTCTCTGCTCTCGGCCCTCTTCTTTACGGCGGATTTCTATTGCTGGCACCGCGCCATCATCGCCACCGGGCCGGGAATTTCCACCATGCTCGCCAACTTTCAGGTCTTCGTGCTGGCGGCCGTGTCCATCGTCTTCCTCAAAGAGAAGGTGTCGCTCAAATTTCTCATCGCCATGCCCACGGCCATGCTCGGCCTGTACCTCATGGTCGGCGTCTCGTGGGATGCATTCACGCCGGAATTCAAGCTGGGTGTCGTCTACGGCCTGCTCACGGCGCTGGCCTATGCGCTCTATCTGCTCTCACTGAAATATTCCCTGTCCAAGGCGGACGCAGACCCGCTGGCCATGGCGTGTGCCGTGGCCCTGATCACCGGAGTCTGCCTCGGCGGTCTCTCCATCGCGCAAGGGGAATCCTTCATCATCCCGGACAACCAGTCACTGGCCGCGCTGGGCGCACTGGCCCTCATCTGCCATGCGGGCGGCTGGTATCTGATCACGCGCGGCATACAGGTGGTCCGCACCTCGCTGGTGGGACTCATCCTGCTGCTGCAGCCGACCCTTTCCTATGTCTGGGACATTCTCTTTTTCAACAAGCCCACCACCGCCGTCGAGTTAATCGGCGTCGGACTGGCCCTGACGGCCATCTATGTGGGCTCCCTCAAATCCGAGGAAACGACCTAA
- a CDS encoding VOC family protein: MPNYTGINHLAMATGDMDATIRFWRDLLGMRLVAGLGHPGYRHYFLEISEQDMIAFFEWPGVEPIEEKDHGVPVKGPAVFDHISFGVESDEDLWELKDKLEAADIWCSEVVDHGFIHSVYAFDPNNIPIEFSAPAKDVDVRKTPVMADTSPCAEALKGPEPRPGMWPEVTEPTPEAEREVYEGEGDVIRQAVLEKTRKD, translated from the coding sequence ATGCCCAACTACACCGGCATCAATCATCTGGCCATGGCCACGGGCGACATGGACGCCACCATCCGCTTCTGGCGCGACCTGCTGGGGATGCGGCTGGTGGCTGGACTGGGCCATCCCGGCTACCGCCACTATTTTCTGGAGATATCCGAACAGGACATGATCGCCTTCTTTGAATGGCCCGGGGTGGAGCCCATTGAGGAGAAGGATCATGGCGTGCCCGTGAAAGGCCCGGCCGTGTTCGACCATATCTCTTTTGGCGTAGAGAGCGACGAAGACCTGTGGGAGCTCAAGGACAAACTGGAGGCCGCCGACATCTGGTGCTCCGAAGTGGTGGACCACGGCTTCATCCACTCCGTCTACGCCTTTGATCCCAACAACATTCCCATTGAATTCAGCGCCCCGGCCAAGGACGTGGATGTCCGCAAGACCCCGGTCATGGCCGACACCTCACCCTGCGCTGAAGCCCTCAAGGGCCCCGAGCCAAGACCGGGCATGTGGCCGGAAGTTACTGAGCCGACCCCCGAAGCGGAGCGCGAGGTATACGAAGGAGAAGGGGATGTGATCCGGCAGGCCGTATTGGAGAAAACGAGAAAAGATTGA
- a CDS encoding cyclic 2,3-diphosphoglycerate synthase: MTEKVIIMGAAGRDFHNFNVYFRDNERYDVVCFTATQIPDIDGRKYPAELAGEAYPKGIPIFGDDLLEELILQNGVDLVVFSYSDITHTEVMHKASIATAAGADFMIVGAPYTMIESEKPVVSVCAVRTGCGKSQTSREVVRVLQDMGKRVVTIRHPMPYGDLAKQAVQRFEKYEDFDAHNCTIEEREEYEPVIEMGAVIYAGVDYGAILEEAQKEADIIVWDGGNNDTPFYKPDLNVVVFDPHRAGHEMTYHPGETNMRMCDVAVINKVDSAKPEDVDTVRKNIKKANPNALIIEAESEVAVDDAQAIKGKRVLVVEDGPTLTHGEMQFGAGVIAAQRFGAAEMVDPRPYLVGSLEETFDTYPDIGDVLPAMGYSEQQVRDLEATINGTDCDVVLSATPIDIAGLISVEKPLVRVRYGYKNRMHPTLEGVLRDHFG, encoded by the coding sequence ATGACCGAAAAAGTGATTATTATGGGTGCTGCGGGGCGTGATTTTCATAACTTCAACGTCTACTTCCGGGACAACGAACGATATGACGTGGTCTGCTTTACGGCCACACAGATACCGGACATTGATGGAAGAAAATATCCGGCGGAGCTGGCCGGAGAGGCATATCCGAAAGGCATCCCCATCTTTGGGGACGACCTGCTGGAAGAGCTGATCCTGCAAAACGGCGTGGACCTGGTGGTGTTCTCCTATTCGGACATCACCCATACGGAGGTCATGCACAAGGCGTCCATCGCCACGGCTGCGGGCGCGGATTTCATGATCGTGGGGGCGCCGTACACCATGATCGAATCGGAGAAGCCGGTGGTCTCGGTGTGTGCGGTGCGGACAGGCTGCGGCAAGTCCCAGACCAGCCGCGAAGTGGTTCGTGTCCTGCAGGACATGGGCAAGCGCGTGGTCACGATTCGACATCCCATGCCGTACGGCGATCTGGCCAAACAGGCCGTGCAGCGGTTCGAGAAGTACGAAGATTTCGATGCCCACAATTGCACTATCGAGGAGCGTGAAGAGTACGAACCCGTCATTGAAATGGGCGCGGTGATCTACGCGGGTGTGGACTACGGGGCGATCCTGGAAGAAGCGCAGAAGGAAGCGGATATCATCGTGTGGGACGGCGGCAACAATGATACGCCATTCTACAAGCCGGACCTGAACGTGGTGGTCTTTGACCCGCACCGGGCCGGGCATGAGATGACCTACCATCCAGGCGAGACCAACATGCGCATGTGCGACGTGGCGGTCATCAACAAGGTGGACAGCGCCAAGCCCGAAGATGTGGACACCGTGCGCAAGAATATCAAAAAGGCCAATCCCAACGCATTGATCATCGAGGCGGAATCCGAAGTGGCCGTAGACGATGCGCAGGCCATCAAGGGCAAGCGCGTGCTGGTGGTGGAGGACGGCCCGACCCTGACCCACGGCGAGATGCAGTTCGGCGCGGGTGTCATCGCGGCCCAGCGATTCGGGGCTGCGGAGATGGTGGACCCGAGGCCGTACCTTGTGGGCTCGTTGGAGGAGACCTTCGACACCTATCCGGATATCGGGGATGTGCTTCCGGCCATGGGCTACAGCGAGCAGCAGGTGCGCGATCTGGAGGCTACCATCAACGGCACGGATTGCGACGTGGTGCTGTCAGCCACGCCCATTGATATCGCCGGGCTGATCTCGGTGGAGAAGCCGTTGGTGCGTGTGCGCTACGGCTACAAAAACCGGATGCACCCCACGCTGGAGGGCGTGCTCCGCGACCACTTCGGTTAG
- the sfsA gene encoding DNA/RNA nuclease SfsA — MSRQECKLLFPGQCRRASFIRRYKRFTVEATALDGSNQGDLLLAHTNNTGSMLGLLRTGAPALLSPAANPKRKLKYTLEALELGGAMVGVNTLTPNRMLKLAWETGAMPEMAGYDHFKSEAKVGDSRLDAYLSGPEGELWVECKNVTMVEDDIACFPDAVTERGQKHLRELMALAETGARVALFFLVQRPDGHCFGPADVIDPVYAELFYEALDKGVEAWPYVAHVDAEGIRLGERLKVVRP, encoded by the coding sequence GTGTCCCGACAAGAATGCAAACTTCTTTTTCCCGGCCAATGTCGCCGGGCTTCGTTCATCCGGCGATACAAACGCTTCACCGTGGAAGCCACGGCACTCGATGGTTCTAACCAGGGCGATCTGCTGCTGGCGCACACCAACAACACGGGTTCCATGCTCGGCCTGCTGCGTACCGGGGCTCCGGCCCTGCTCTCCCCAGCGGCCAACCCCAAGCGCAAGCTCAAGTACACCCTTGAAGCCCTTGAACTGGGCGGCGCCATGGTGGGCGTGAACACCCTCACCCCCAACCGCATGCTCAAACTGGCGTGGGAAACAGGCGCCATGCCGGAGATGGCTGGCTACGATCACTTCAAGAGTGAAGCCAAGGTCGGCGACAGTCGTCTGGATGCCTACCTCAGCGGTCCTGAGGGCGAACTGTGGGTGGAGTGCAAGAACGTCACCATGGTCGAGGATGACATCGCCTGCTTCCCGGACGCCGTGACCGAACGCGGCCAGAAGCATCTGCGCGAGCTCATGGCGCTGGCCGAGACCGGCGCGCGAGTGGCCCTCTTCTTTCTGGTGCAACGGCCTGACGGCCACTGCTTCGGCCCGGCCGATGTTATCGACCCGGTATATGCGGAGCTGTTCTACGAGGCCCTGGACAAGGGCGTGGAGGCATGGCCCTACGTGGCCCATGTAGATGCCGAGGGCATCAGGCTGGGCGAACGTCTCAAGGTGGTGCGTCCGTGA
- a CDS encoding AraC family transcriptional regulator, giving the protein MSATIQSSQAKTLWKAIELSGHDPEPLFVEAGVFPADLSDPEKRILRSRMDGIWKRAAEEIDDPCFGLKMAEAWHPSHGHALGYLWLATSSLKDGLERLEKYSKLWAERSEFLVEDSGAGLTVTLSDSLMTVPQIEGFFAGMLKACRINFGNSLAPVSVELIRSQPPCASKFNEHFSCDVAFGAQRNCMTFSADDVGRKLDASNELMAELNEKIVTRQLRDMAEGGIVSDVEIALSRMISGQEHSDENIASELNMSTRTLQRKLKDAGTSYRKVLDDVRSKMANEYLKDKTLELLEVAFLLGYSEYSSFSRAFKRWTGTSPQELRAAC; this is encoded by the coding sequence ATGTCAGCGACCATCCAGAGTTCTCAGGCCAAGACTCTATGGAAAGCCATTGAATTGAGTGGCCATGATCCAGAGCCCCTTTTCGTGGAGGCGGGAGTTTTCCCTGCTGATCTGTCCGACCCCGAGAAGAGGATTCTCCGGAGCAGGATGGACGGTATCTGGAAACGTGCCGCCGAGGAGATAGATGACCCGTGTTTCGGGCTGAAAATGGCAGAGGCATGGCACCCCTCGCATGGGCATGCTCTTGGCTATCTGTGGCTCGCAACATCCTCCTTGAAAGATGGCTTGGAGCGGCTGGAAAAGTACTCGAAGTTGTGGGCAGAACGAAGCGAATTCCTTGTGGAGGACTCCGGCGCCGGTCTCACGGTGACTCTGTCCGACTCCCTGATGACAGTCCCTCAGATCGAGGGTTTCTTTGCCGGTATGCTGAAGGCGTGCCGGATCAACTTCGGTAACAGTCTTGCTCCGGTTTCGGTGGAGCTCATCCGTTCCCAACCCCCATGCGCCAGCAAATTCAATGAGCATTTCTCCTGCGACGTGGCATTTGGCGCACAGCGCAATTGCATGACGTTTTCTGCCGATGATGTGGGCAGGAAACTGGACGCCAGTAATGAACTCATGGCCGAACTCAATGAGAAAATCGTCACTCGGCAGTTGAGAGACATGGCTGAGGGCGGCATTGTCAGCGACGTTGAGATCGCCCTTTCGCGCATGATCAGCGGACAGGAACACTCTGATGAAAACATCGCCTCCGAACTGAACATGAGCACACGAACTCTCCAGCGCAAGCTGAAGGATGCCGGCACCTCCTATCGCAAGGTGCTCGATGATGTGCGGAGCAAGATGGCCAATGAGTATCTGAAGGATAAGACGCTGGAACTGCTCGAGGTGGCCTTCCTGCTGGGTTACTCCGAATACAGCTCCTTCTCCCGGGCATTCAAGCGGTGGACCGGCACCTCGCCACAGGAACTCCGCGCCGCCTGTTAA